Within Rhodococcus sp. SGAir0479, the genomic segment GAGGTCATTTCGCCTCGCGGCGTGCAGCTTCCAAACGCCGGCGCCGCCGGATCAGCCGGTCACGGCTCGCTTCGCCGTTGAATATCTCCGCGTTGACGGCGGTTTCGAGGTCGAACGGTGCACCGGCCAGGCGAAGTTCGGCCAGCTCGACGAAGAATCGGTCCACCGCGATCCGGATCAACTCGCCCCGAGCGACCCCGACCCGCCGCGCGAGGGTGTCGAGTCGGGCGGTGAGGTCTGCGTCGAGGTGCATGGCCATCACCTTCGAGAACGCTGGTCGGGTGGCGTGATGCGTTTGCGCGACTGCACGATCGCCGCCAACCCCGCCTGGCGGCTCAGGAGTCGGCCGATCGCCACCCGGACCACCGCGCTGCGCCGCCGCTGCCCGAACGGCTCGAGATCCG encodes:
- a CDS encoding CopG family transcriptional regulator, whose protein sequence is MHLDADLTARLDTLARRVGVARGELIRIAVDRFFVELAELRLAGAPFDLETAVNAEIFNGEASRDRLIRRRRRLEAARREAK